Proteins encoded by one window of Sorangium aterium:
- a CDS encoding PAS domain-containing protein, whose protein sequence is MPGTVLRMDQVAGPDELEVATSYMNAVLNGPFIAVECTGDADDLEIAAWSAGAERLLGYTAEEVIGRRLADTALGGADVDLWRRVCDGRGGAPLSAEHRRKDGRVVACAWVHEPMRGAEGQVMRRLFIGQDVTDRGRLAEASRDDSIILRSILDHVPIAACKYDRDGVFTHHDGKGLENSGVKPGALIGKNVFDLYGSSPEAADGMRRALAGEIVENQVETHGVTWRSWLLPVFDERGAPDGAVSVTFDITEMKRKEVELQARLDMIQAQQQVIRALSTPIIEVWDRVLTLPMVGVVDSLRTSEVMDSLLDAISSKGARFAILDLTGVDAVDTKTASYLIEMVRAIRLLGAEGVITGIRSNVAQTMIALGLDLSGIITMGNLRAGLKLCIQRINGADAAAANGSRRAEAR, encoded by the coding sequence GTGCCCGGTACAGTGCTGCGCATGGACCAGGTGGCGGGCCCGGACGAGCTTGAGGTCGCGACGAGCTACATGAACGCGGTCCTCAACGGGCCGTTCATCGCCGTCGAGTGCACGGGCGACGCCGATGATCTCGAGATCGCCGCGTGGAGCGCCGGGGCGGAGCGGCTGCTGGGTTATACCGCGGAAGAGGTGATTGGCCGCCGCCTCGCGGACACAGCGCTGGGCGGCGCCGACGTCGACCTCTGGCGACGCGTCTGCGACGGGCGGGGCGGCGCGCCGCTCTCCGCCGAGCACCGGCGGAAGGACGGGCGCGTCGTCGCGTGCGCGTGGGTGCACGAGCCGATGCGCGGCGCCGAAGGCCAGGTGATGCGCAGGCTCTTCATCGGGCAGGACGTGACCGACCGCGGCCGTCTGGCGGAAGCGTCGCGGGACGACTCCATCATCCTGCGCTCCATCCTCGATCACGTCCCGATCGCCGCGTGCAAGTATGATCGCGACGGGGTCTTCACCCATCATGACGGCAAGGGGCTCGAGAACTCGGGCGTGAAGCCTGGGGCGCTCATCGGCAAGAACGTCTTCGACCTCTACGGGTCCAGCCCCGAGGCCGCGGACGGGATGCGGCGCGCGCTGGCGGGAGAGATCGTGGAGAATCAGGTCGAGACCCACGGCGTCACCTGGCGGTCCTGGCTGCTCCCCGTCTTCGACGAGCGCGGCGCGCCGGACGGCGCGGTCTCCGTGACGTTCGACATCACGGAGATGAAGCGCAAGGAGGTCGAGCTCCAGGCGAGGCTCGACATGATCCAGGCCCAGCAGCAGGTGATTCGCGCGCTGTCGACCCCCATCATCGAGGTCTGGGATCGCGTGCTGACGCTCCCGATGGTCGGTGTCGTCGACAGCTTGAGGACCTCCGAGGTGATGGATAGCCTCCTCGACGCGATCTCGAGCAAGGGGGCGCGCTTCGCGATACTCGATCTGACCGGGGTCGACGCCGTCGACACGAAGACGGCGAGCTACCTCATCGAGATGGTCCGCGCGATACGGCTCCTCGGCGCCGAGGGCGTGATCACGGGTATCCGCTCGAACGTGGCGCAGACGATGATCGCGCTGGGGCTCGATCTCTCGGGGATCATCACGATGGGCAACCTCCGCGCCGGCCTCAAGCTCTGCATCCAGCGGATAAACGGCGCCGACGCCGCCGCGGCCAACGGCTCGAGGCGGGCCGAGGCACGCTGA